A genomic segment from Chitinophaga niabensis encodes:
- a CDS encoding vitamin K epoxide reductase family protein: MSFLTQLLVPLQYCEDAAIQLCKKMRLPVTATTIRKDLLDHADYPSLTSIMDVLKSYGVRNEAYKLEKEYLNELPLPFIAHISGDKLKHHLFAPVWKVTGDTIELYNPETRKQERWEKERFAERYQGVILAVEAGEHAGEREYKKALKEEKQRETIFSLLAFGLPVLMLLLCLLAIFKIPASLSFAPVVFSLFTLAGCMVTALLLWHEVDEYNPALRQICTAGGKVNCSAVLRSKGSKIFGQSWSSIGACYFFGMLIVLMTAGLTNKPILQLLGWVNLLALPYIGFSIYYQWKVAKQWCTLCLLVQGLLLLQFIAALAGGFYMLVPLADTQASAFLSVITSFVFVFMVISLLMPALEKAKEGGFKSAELRRIKHNPQIFEALLAKEKTITHPTEGLGITLGKPDARYKVIKVCNPYCGPCASAHPVIDELIENNEEIQLQIIFTVTQSEKDSRIKPVTHLLAIAENGNSEEIRMALDDWYLPEKKEYNTFASKYPMNGQLQQQGEKIRSMEDWCKTNEIVFTPTFFISTESGDSLYQLPRFYSIHDLKYLLTP, encoded by the coding sequence ATGTCGTTTTTAACCCAATTGCTCGTTCCGCTGCAATATTGCGAGGATGCAGCTATACAGCTTTGTAAAAAGATGCGGTTACCCGTTACGGCTACCACTATCCGTAAAGACCTTTTGGACCATGCAGACTATCCAAGCCTTACCTCTATCATGGATGTTCTGAAAAGCTACGGCGTCCGGAATGAGGCCTATAAGCTGGAAAAGGAATATCTGAATGAATTGCCGCTTCCCTTCATTGCCCATATCAGTGGCGATAAATTGAAACACCATCTTTTCGCGCCGGTATGGAAGGTTACCGGAGATACTATTGAATTATACAACCCGGAGACCCGCAAACAGGAGCGCTGGGAAAAGGAACGTTTCGCAGAAAGGTACCAGGGTGTAATATTGGCTGTGGAAGCGGGAGAACATGCCGGAGAAAGGGAATACAAAAAGGCGCTGAAGGAAGAGAAACAACGGGAAACCATCTTCAGTTTGCTTGCCTTCGGATTGCCTGTATTAATGCTGTTGTTATGCCTGCTGGCTATTTTTAAAATTCCCGCCAGTCTTAGTTTTGCCCCGGTTGTTTTTTCTTTATTTACACTGGCTGGTTGCATGGTAACTGCATTGCTCCTGTGGCATGAGGTGGACGAGTATAATCCGGCCCTGAGGCAGATCTGTACGGCTGGAGGCAAAGTTAACTGCTCGGCTGTTTTAAGGTCAAAGGGTTCAAAAATATTCGGCCAGAGCTGGAGCAGCATTGGTGCTTGTTACTTTTTTGGGATGCTCATTGTGCTGATGACAGCGGGCTTAACCAATAAGCCTATCCTGCAGCTGTTAGGCTGGGTCAATCTGCTGGCCTTGCCCTATATAGGTTTTTCTATTTATTACCAATGGAAAGTAGCCAAACAATGGTGCACGCTGTGCCTCCTTGTGCAGGGCCTGCTGCTGTTACAGTTCATTGCAGCACTTGCCGGTGGTTTTTATATGCTTGTTCCGCTTGCTGATACCCAGGCCAGTGCTTTCCTCTCCGTTATAACTTCCTTTGTGTTCGTGTTCATGGTTATATCCCTGTTAATGCCTGCATTGGAAAAGGCAAAAGAAGGTGGTTTTAAAAGTGCGGAGCTTCGGCGCATAAAGCATAACCCGCAGATATTTGAAGCCTTGCTGGCCAAGGAAAAAACCATCACGCATCCCACCGAAGGATTGGGCATTACCCTGGGAAAGCCGGATGCCAGGTACAAAGTGATCAAAGTCTGTAATCCCTATTGTGGCCCCTGTGCCAGCGCACATCCCGTAATTGATGAGCTGATCGAAAACAATGAAGAAATTCAGTTGCAGATCATTTTCACCGTTACCCAAAGTGAAAAGGACAGCCGGATCAAACCCGTGACACACCTGCTTGCAATTGCAGAAAACGGGAACAGCGAAGAAATAAGGATGGCGCTGGACGACTGGTACCTGCCCGAAAAAAAGGAATACAATACTTTTGCCTCCAAATATCCCATGAATGGTCAGCTTCAACAGCAGGGAGAGAAGATCAGATCAATGGAGGATTGGTGCAAAACCAATGAAATAGTATTTACACCCACTTTTTTTATCTCTACAGAATCAGGTGACAGCTTATACCAGTTACCCCGGTTCTACAGTATCCATG